TTTGCTATGGTAATTCCTCTTTGCACACTGAAATGTTTTCCACAAGATCATCTGTAGTTTTTGTTCTAAATAGTGTTCTTTTAGCATCCTAGTAAGACTCCAAACCCCAAGACATAAATGACTAAAACACANGTGAGCCGAATGCTTACTGACCTCCTAATTAACCTTTGAGTTCATTTTCTTGTGTTGTTTTTTGAGCCTTTTATACTCCATGTTACAGTGTACCATTTGTTTGATTGCACGTAGTTCACTGTCGTTGCTAATTGTTGTATCAAAAGTTAGTAATGCTTcaacttctttcttcttctagcAAGCAGAAAGTTATACCACTTTGTAAAGAAGGGTATGATACTCCATCATATTATCAACCTCTCGTACCATGCATCAGTAGTACTACCAGCAAGCGGTGGGTTCCAATCCAGAACAGGTCTTCTGGTTCCCATTTGAGTTCAGCTGAACTTGAAGTTCATGGAAAGTATTCTTCCTTAATggttctattttgttttttcatgtgAATTTGTAGTTTAgttcgtttttttttagtgttatgATGGGTTATATTGGTCTGCACAATGTTTACTGAAGCTTAGCATGGTATTTGTGCGGCTATTGATTATTTTCCTTTGTCTATTTCTGCAGGTGTTCTATCAGAAGACTACTCTGATGACCTACAAATTTGGCGATCCCATTTGAAAAACTATTGGTCCTTACTTACGCCCTTAATTTTCTCTGACCATCCAAAGAGGCCTGGTGATGAAGATCCATTACCTCCATTTAACATGATACGCAATGTGATGGACATGAATGCCCACTATGGCGGTTTAAATGCTGCGTTTGTGGAGCAGAAGAAAACAGTTTGGGTTATGAATGTTGTGCCTGTTGAGTCTCCCAATACACTTCCGCTCATACTTGATCAAGGTTTTGCTGGTGTTCTGCACGATTGGTATGCAGTTCTTTCCTCCCATCTTCATAAAAAACTTCTCTTTATGAGAGATCAGGCTACGTGCATCTTGGTCCTATTGGTTTGTGTTGAGTTGGAACTGTGTTTCCAGTGTTGATTCACACTACACTAACTGTGaaatcccacctcggttggagaggagaacgaaacattctttataagggtgtggaaacatctcactagccgacacgttttaaaaaccttgagagggaaaacccgaaaggaaaagcgcagaaaggacaatatctgctagctcaGTGGGCTTGGAATCATTACGCTAAccttttaaatacaaatattcaACTTTTTACTGATGATTACACATGTGCTTATAGCTTTCTGTAATGGAAGGTTACTGTtgattcttgattttttttttttgaattttcaatgaCACGTGATGTAATCGTTTTCCACTCTGTTTCAATCTGGTTCTTCCCCACCCCCCAAATTCACGGGCATTTTAGAACAATTTCCGTCCTTTTGTTGTAGGTGCCAACCTTTCCCCACCTATCCACGAACATATGATTTGCTCCATGCAAATGGGCTCCTCTCACAGCTACTTTCAAGTAGGTGCAGCATGATTGAATTATTAGTGGAAATGGATCGTATACTGCGGCCTGAGGTACTAGTCCAGTCCATAAAAATGAATTCAGGGCTTGTTTTTCTCCCTGTTTAATAATATcgataattttgattattggTTTTCAGGGATGGGTTATCCTGAATGACAAAGTGGGAGCAATAGAGAAGGTGCGAATGCTTGCTACACAGATTCGTTGGGAGGCAAGGGTGATTGACTTTCATAGTGGCAGTGACCAGAGGCTCCTTGTTTGCCAAAAACCATTCGTGAAAAAGTGATTGATTTGTAATTGTGGGGAATCTCTCACAACCGCCACGTGTACAGTTGTTTTGCTATGGTAATTCCTCTTTGCACACTGAAATGTTTTCCACAAGATCATCTGTAGTTTTTGTTCTAAATAGTGTTCTTTTAGCATCCTAGTAAGACTCCAAACCCCAAGACATAAATGACTAAAACACAAACACTAAAGGGTTACAAAAAGGAGGCCCACTAAAGGGTTAAGGTAGATTTCTTTTGATATATAGTTTAGCACTGGAAACCAACTTTAAGCAAAAGAATATGGTGCTGTCCCTTCTTCACTGTGTGTTCTTCAGTTTTTTCCTCCCATGAACTTCAAGTAATAACATATCTATCTCCAAATCCATCTGTGTTCTTCAGCTTCAAGTAATAACATATCTATATCTGTATGAATCTGATTCAGCAATGCTGTTTTTACTGATTAAATTCTAAGATTTACTCCAAATCTTTCTCAAACGAGATGAGAAAAGAAACGATCTGATtctcttgttgttgttgttatgaCAGGGTAATAGGGAGTTCATATAATCATATTGATTGATGGAAGAGCCGCCTTATGGATCCATCCAATCCGTCCATGTCCATGACTAGAAATTGAGGCTTGTGGAATGTTtagattttgagatttttcgCAGAAGTAGCTGCTCTTCAATTCATTTGATCCAATCTATTCTTAGAAATTCATTTATCCCctctccttctcttcttcctttctacTCCGAAATatcttcattattttcatactcagaccattttgttttctattgaACCTGAAATATATTCTTGCTTTCCCCCTCTCCTAAGTTGAATGGAAATATCAAATCTTATACTATGAATGCAATTGTAAAGTGTGTTGCACATAATTATGCTCGAAATATTTGCATGTAACTGAATTTTTTAACAAGATTAAGATGACTGCTAGAATTGATGCACATGAAGACAGACTAGTCTAGTAGCGGCtcaagaggaggaggaggagtagTCTTGTGTGTAAGCATACTTTCAGGAGCACGAGTAGTCTTGTATGTAAGCATAGCATTTTTGGTTCCGCCCAACCCAACTAGGAcgtgaaaattttgataagaaTCAAAAGTCgatttaatttcaacaatttaaaattacatcaaacactaaaataatttgttataatttgttttacaAGCGTATAGACTACTTATGTTAtgtaatacaaatattttatttgaataaaataattaataatcaaatatttattacactcattaaaataattggttATACAACAAGATTAGAGAAATAACTTCAAGAAAAAACCTTAATGgtaaaaatgagagagagaaagggaaaaggTAAAAACTAATTTACTGACTTAAGTTTAcgtgaaaaatgaaattactcAGCTatgttcaatttttatatttaaataaaataaaatattcattttcaaatattcatgATCATTTTATTGAAGTAGGGtaagaataaaaattctaTAGTCAAATTAAGTATaactagaaaataataataataataataataataataataataataataataatgaaattagaaataaataaataaataaataataaaaatggcaTCACCGAAAGTAGATATATCACATATCCTGCCACGAAAGAGACGAGAGAGACCGTCCAACCCTTCGGATCGCACGTTTTGAACAAATCCAACTATTACGCAAACCGGAAGCAATACGACGTCGTACAATCCCCCACAACAGCCCAGTACGATTTGCGCGCTTTTCACCTCCCAAATTCCCACTATACCCCTTAATGAACGGTCCAGATCAAATCTCAGGCTTACCCCTGGCGTCAACTTCTCCTCCTCTCCTCCTATTTTTATACACGtaaatttcaacaaatctctcttcctttctcaCCCAACTCGCTTTCTTCTTCCCCCGCTTGCCTTTCACATTTCTCCGTTCAATTTCcctttcctctctttctcttcgcTCCGGTGATTCCTACGATGTCGTCCGCcgagaaggaaagagaaacGCAGGTCTACATGGCCAAGCTTTCTGAACAGGCTGAACGCTACGACGGTACGTACGGCTTCTTTGTTTTAATATCCAGCATTTCGGTTTCGATCTCATCTTTGTGCAATGTGCGTTGGAAATGTTGTTGAGTATGCCgattttttagtattttcgTTGCCTTGCTGGAACTGCTGTTATATTTCTGTGAAAATGGCGTTATTTCGTTGTGCGATTAGAATGTATTGCT
This genomic window from Cucurbita pepo subsp. pepo cultivar mu-cu-16 chromosome LG01, ASM280686v2, whole genome shotgun sequence contains:
- the LOC111796972 gene encoding probable methyltransferase PMT4, with the protein product MLQLLSSSSKQKVIPLCKEGYDTPSYYQPLVPCISSTTSKRWVPIQNRSSGSHLSSAELEVHGVLSEDYSDDLQIWRSHLKNYWSLLTPLIFSDHPKRPGDEDPLPPFNMIRNVMDMNAHYGGLNAAFVEQKKTVWVMNVVPVESPNTLPLILDQGFAGVLHDWCQPFPTYPRTYDLLHANGLLSQLLSSRCSMIELLVEMDRILRPEGWVILNDKVGAIEKVRMLATQIRWEARVIDFHSGSDQRLLVCQKPFVKK